The following are encoded in a window of Rhizobium sp. 11515TR genomic DNA:
- a CDS encoding sensor histidine kinase — protein sequence MRNDETSPSKGLVSRALGGVASSLRAQLFAWVVLTLIGAICINLYLSFRSADATADLVTDRTLLASARVIAEATHVDGSGTVQIDIPPAALEMFDTGYGDRVFYQVVTAWGNLIAGFPDLPRPKRDLNGEDMTFRTDGVRVLMLSHPVVGLDQDSTISVTVAVTHNSQYAMRRRLWLSDFTKQLALVLLAGLVTIIGLQRGLAPVLRLRDAVRERGRQRLDPLDPHMVQNELRPLVHALNDHMERVQNQMAAQRRFVSNAAHQLRTPLALISTQASFAARETDNIKRDEALTALRSSTRQVTRLASQLLTLSRAEPGSRRPRSDTIDLAETARRVLETLAEEALRRNIDLGLEAGEAPVHIEGDGTMLREMLVNLVDNALRYTQPSGRVTVGVGREDDTALLWVEDNGPGIPEAERMQVFERFYRIMGTEPEGSGLGLAIVREVVDGAGGSVTLGDATGGGLLVRVRLPAV from the coding sequence ATGCGCAATGACGAGACGTCTCCATCCAAAGGCCTCGTAAGCCGCGCCTTGGGCGGGGTAGCCAGTAGTCTTCGCGCGCAGCTGTTTGCCTGGGTCGTGTTGACCTTGATCGGCGCGATCTGCATCAACCTTTATCTAAGCTTCCGTTCGGCCGATGCGACCGCCGATCTTGTCACCGACCGCACGCTGCTCGCCTCCGCTCGCGTCATCGCGGAAGCGACGCATGTCGACGGAAGCGGCACCGTGCAGATCGACATTCCGCCGGCTGCGCTGGAAATGTTCGATACCGGCTATGGCGACCGCGTCTTCTATCAGGTGGTCACGGCGTGGGGGAACCTCATCGCCGGTTTTCCCGATCTGCCACGACCGAAACGGGATTTGAACGGCGAGGACATGACGTTTCGGACCGACGGCGTCCGGGTACTCATGCTGAGCCACCCGGTTGTTGGCCTCGATCAGGACAGCACGATTTCCGTCACCGTTGCCGTTACCCATAACAGCCAGTATGCCATGCGCCGCAGGCTTTGGCTGTCCGATTTCACCAAGCAGCTTGCTCTCGTCCTGCTCGCCGGCCTGGTAACCATCATCGGCCTGCAACGCGGCCTTGCCCCTGTACTGCGCCTGCGCGACGCCGTGCGCGAGCGCGGCCGCCAGCGCCTCGATCCGCTGGACCCTCACATGGTGCAGAACGAGCTTCGGCCGCTCGTCCACGCCCTGAACGATCATATGGAGCGGGTGCAGAACCAGATGGCGGCGCAGCGTCGCTTCGTCTCGAACGCCGCCCATCAACTACGCACGCCGCTCGCCCTAATCTCGACGCAAGCAAGCTTTGCTGCGCGCGAGACCGACAATATCAAGCGCGACGAGGCGCTGACGGCATTGCGGTCCAGCACGCGGCAAGTGACGCGGCTCGCCAGCCAGCTCCTGACGCTTTCACGCGCCGAGCCCGGCAGCCGCCGACCACGAAGCGATACGATCGATCTGGCGGAAACGGCCCGGCGCGTGCTGGAAACGCTCGCCGAGGAAGCCCTGCGGCGCAATATCGACCTTGGGCTGGAGGCCGGCGAGGCGCCGGTGCATATCGAAGGCGACGGCACCATGCTGCGCGAAATGCTAGTCAATCTCGTCGACAATGCGCTGCGCTACACGCAGCCTAGCGGCCGCGTAACGGTCGGTGTTGGCCGAGAGGACGATACGGCTCTGCTATGGGTCGAGGACAACGGACCGGGCATCCCGGAAGCCGAACGCATGCAGGTTTTCGAACGCTTCTATCGCATCATGGGCACCGAGCCGGAAGGCAGCGGCCTGGGGCTCGCCATCGTCCGCGAAGTCGTCGATGGCGCCGGCGGCTCGGTCACGCTCGGCGACGCGACGGGTGGCGGCCTGCTGGTCCGCGTGCGGCTACCGGCTGTTTGA
- a CDS encoding ABC transporter permease, whose product MANTALEAGNAPIFRAGTSDAEIEAAALKALARRKYVVKAWQIGILLAILGLWQLASDLHWIDPFFYSSPYGIALRLWEWVVDGTESGSLWYHLGVTMEEALIGFIIGSVTGVLVGVALGRNKLASDILSIYIKAINSIPRVVLAPIFVMIMGLGLASKVALAFIMVFFVVFANAFQGVREADRNMIANARILGASNWRVTRNVILPSAMSWIFASLHISFSFAIIGAIVGEFVGSLAGIGYLISIAKGTYDAAGLYAAIILVMVVTLGAEYVMTLIENRITRWRPQQSLDTH is encoded by the coding sequence ATGGCAAACACAGCTCTCGAAGCAGGCAATGCCCCGATCTTCCGCGCCGGCACCTCGGACGCGGAAATCGAAGCCGCAGCGCTGAAGGCGCTCGCTCGTCGCAAGTATGTCGTCAAGGCATGGCAGATCGGCATTCTGCTTGCCATCCTCGGCCTCTGGCAGCTCGCCTCCGACCTGCACTGGATCGATCCGTTCTTCTATTCGAGCCCTTACGGCATCGCACTGCGCCTCTGGGAGTGGGTCGTCGACGGGACCGAAAGCGGTTCGCTCTGGTATCACCTCGGCGTCACCATGGAAGAAGCGCTGATCGGCTTTATCATCGGCTCGGTGACTGGTGTTCTCGTCGGCGTCGCCCTCGGTCGCAACAAGCTCGCCTCCGACATCCTCTCGATCTACATCAAGGCGATCAATTCGATCCCGCGCGTCGTTCTCGCGCCGATCTTCGTGATGATCATGGGTCTCGGCCTGGCGTCGAAGGTGGCGCTCGCTTTCATCATGGTGTTCTTCGTGGTGTTCGCCAATGCCTTTCAGGGTGTTCGTGAAGCCGACCGCAACATGATCGCCAATGCCCGCATTCTCGGCGCTTCGAACTGGCGGGTCACCCGCAACGTCATCCTGCCCTCGGCGATGAGCTGGATTTTTGCAAGCCTGCACATTTCCTTCTCCTTCGCCATCATCGGCGCCATCGTCGGCGAGTTCGTCGGTTCGTTGGCCGGCATCGGCTACCTGATCTCGATCGCCAAGGGCACCTATGATGCTGCCGGCCTCTATGCCGCGATCATCCTGGTGATGGTGGTGACGCTCGGCGCCGAATACGTCATGACCCTCATCGAGAACCGCATCACCCGCTGGCGTCCGCAGCAGAGCCTCGACACGCATTAA
- a CDS encoding ABC transporter ATP-binding protein, with protein sequence MQQDERRTPAIELINVSRRFVSPTGKSLTALRDFNMTVERGEFVAVVGPTGCGKSTTLNLVTGLAKPSAGEVRLMGGPVDGIDRRVGFAFQTDALFPWQNVIENVMAGPLFRGKSKAEAEKMARDWLARVGLSKFLHHYPHQLSGGMRKRVSLAQTFINEPEILLMDEPFSALDVQTRTVMHEELLKLWAERQASVVFVTHDLEEAVALADKVYVLTAGPATVKSVYTIDLPRPRVVSEIRYEQNFIDYCKTIWDDLREEVETSYRRAAEAA encoded by the coding sequence ATGCAACAGGATGAACGCCGCACCCCGGCGATCGAGCTCATCAATGTCAGCCGCCGTTTCGTATCGCCGACCGGCAAGTCGCTGACCGCACTGCGCGATTTCAACATGACCGTCGAGCGCGGCGAATTCGTCGCCGTTGTCGGCCCGACGGGCTGCGGCAAGTCGACGACGCTCAATCTCGTCACCGGCCTTGCCAAGCCGAGCGCCGGCGAGGTCCGCCTGATGGGTGGCCCGGTCGACGGCATCGACCGGCGTGTCGGCTTCGCCTTCCAGACGGATGCGCTCTTCCCCTGGCAGAATGTCATCGAAAACGTCATGGCCGGCCCCCTGTTTCGCGGCAAGTCGAAGGCTGAGGCTGAAAAGATGGCCAGGGATTGGCTCGCCCGTGTCGGCCTTTCCAAGTTCCTGCATCACTATCCGCATCAGCTCTCGGGCGGCATGCGCAAGCGCGTCTCGTTGGCGCAGACCTTCATCAACGAGCCGGAAATCCTGCTGATGGACGAGCCCTTCTCGGCGCTAGACGTGCAGACCCGCACGGTCATGCATGAGGAGCTGCTGAAGCTCTGGGCGGAGCGCCAAGCTTCGGTCGTCTTCGTGACGCACGATCTCGAAGAAGCCGTTGCTCTGGCCGACAAGGTCTATGTGCTGACGGCCGGTCCGGCGACGGTCAAATCGGTCTACACGATCGACCTGCCGCGCCCGCGCGTCGTCTCTGAGATCCGCTACGAGCAGAACTTCATCGATTATTGCAAGACGATCTGGGACGACCTGCGCGAAGAGGTCGAAACCAGCTATCGCCGTGCCGCGGAAGCGGCATAA
- a CDS encoding ABC transporter substrate-binding protein, with translation MRPSRTFFHTVALSLVMTAASFAATAANAADKISIMVGGYEKQIYLPAKLAESLGYFKDEGLEVELLNESAGVDAENQLLAGAVQGVVGFYDHCVDLQAKGKFIKSVVQFSQAPGEVELVSAKYPDIKSFADLKGKRAGVTGLGSSTNFLTLYMASKAGLSPADITPVPVGAGQTFIAAMQQDAIQVGMTTEPTISRLLKTGEAKILVDLRTLKGTEEALGGTYPAASLYMDAAWVDTHKEEVQKLANAFVKTLRFINTHSGAEIADKMPKDFYVGDKDGYIKALDAGKEMFTADGVMPEDGPKTVLAVLSQFSKNVKGKTIDLSKTYTTEFVKNVK, from the coding sequence ATGCGTCCATCGCGCACCTTTTTTCATACCGTAGCCCTTTCCCTCGTCATGACAGCTGCTTCGTTTGCGGCCACGGCCGCCAATGCTGCCGACAAGATTTCCATCATGGTGGGCGGCTACGAAAAGCAGATCTACCTGCCGGCCAAGCTCGCCGAATCCCTCGGCTACTTCAAGGATGAAGGCCTCGAGGTCGAGCTTCTCAACGAATCCGCCGGCGTCGATGCCGAAAACCAGCTGCTGGCTGGCGCCGTTCAGGGCGTCGTCGGTTTCTACGATCACTGCGTCGACCTGCAGGCCAAGGGCAAGTTCATCAAGTCCGTCGTGCAGTTCAGCCAGGCGCCGGGTGAAGTCGAGCTGGTTTCGGCCAAATATCCGGATATCAAGTCCTTCGCTGACCTGAAGGGCAAGCGCGCCGGCGTCACCGGCCTCGGCTCATCGACCAACTTCCTGACGCTCTACATGGCGTCGAAGGCGGGCCTCTCGCCGGCTGACATCACCCCCGTTCCGGTCGGCGCCGGCCAGACCTTCATCGCCGCCATGCAGCAGGATGCCATCCAGGTGGGCATGACCACCGAGCCGACGATCTCGCGCCTGCTGAAGACCGGCGAAGCCAAGATCCTCGTCGATCTGCGCACGCTGAAGGGCACCGAGGAAGCGCTCGGCGGTACCTATCCGGCCGCATCGCTCTATATGGATGCCGCATGGGTCGATACGCATAAGGAAGAAGTGCAGAAGCTGGCGAATGCTTTCGTCAAAACGCTGCGCTTCATCAACACCCACTCCGGCGCCGAGATCGCCGACAAGATGCCGAAGGACTTCTACGTCGGCGACAAGGACGGCTACATCAAGGCTCTCGATGCCGGCAAGGAAATGTTCACGGCCGACGGCGTGATGCCTGAAGATGGTCCGAAGACGGTTCTTGCCGTGCTCTCGCAGTTCTCCAAGAACGTCAAGGGCAAGACGATCGACCTATCGAAGACCTACACGACGGAATTCGTGAAGAACGTCAAGTAA
- a CDS encoding helix-turn-helix domain-containing protein — protein MSAKVPNPIDAYVGSRVRTRRLMLGMSQERLAEQIGVTFQQVQKYEKGTNRIGASRLQAIAGVLAVPVAFFFQQDNSQPLNTDGLGAINGLEDLSDFLTSKEGLSLNKAFMKINDPSIRQSVLTLIKSLASTSDALPDHLPRATNVSVGLRN, from the coding sequence GTGAGTGCAAAAGTACCGAACCCGATCGATGCCTATGTAGGCTCTCGCGTCCGCACGCGCCGTCTTATGCTTGGCATGAGCCAGGAGCGGCTTGCCGAACAGATCGGCGTGACGTTTCAGCAGGTGCAAAAATACGAAAAAGGCACCAATCGCATCGGCGCCAGCCGGCTGCAGGCCATTGCCGGCGTGCTCGCCGTGCCGGTTGCCTTCTTCTTCCAGCAGGATAATTCGCAGCCGCTGAACACCGACGGCCTCGGCGCAATCAACGGGCTGGAGGATCTGTCGGATTTCCTGACGTCCAAAGAAGGCTTGAGCCTCAACAAGGCGTTCATGAAAATCAACGATCCAAGCATTCGCCAGTCCGTGCTGACGCTGATCAAATCGCTGGCAAGTACTTCCGATGCGCTGCCGGACCACCTTCCGCGCGCAACGAACGTATCGGTCGGCCTGCGCAACTAA
- a CDS encoding TetR/AcrR family transcriptional regulator, protein MLTKERAAKADQKAKRRPRGRPKTVNDDARRAEVVAEARATFYELGYGGTTMDLVATRCRISKQTLYRLFPSKTDLFKAIIAEHRASMLALPRPTEENLPFDKALELIFMIDIDEDQERERDAFIHLAISESQQSPEIATLLHTYGARPSQQLLTDWLVEQQRRGLIEIADAASGARMLMSMIFDAMISRPGRPKDWPDRETRLRHLRHCIAIFTAGVQPRKGGC, encoded by the coding sequence GTGCTGACAAAGGAAAGAGCAGCCAAGGCCGACCAGAAGGCCAAGCGCCGTCCGCGCGGCCGTCCGAAAACCGTGAACGACGATGCGCGCCGCGCGGAGGTCGTCGCGGAGGCGCGCGCGACCTTTTACGAGTTGGGGTACGGCGGCACAACCATGGATTTGGTTGCTACCCGGTGCCGGATTTCGAAGCAGACCCTCTACAGGTTGTTTCCGAGCAAGACCGATCTCTTCAAGGCCATCATCGCTGAGCATCGTGCATCGATGCTGGCCTTGCCGCGGCCCACGGAGGAGAATTTGCCGTTCGACAAGGCGCTCGAGCTGATATTCATGATCGACATCGATGAGGATCAGGAGCGCGAACGGGACGCCTTCATTCACCTTGCCATCAGTGAGTCGCAGCAATCTCCGGAAATCGCCACGCTGTTGCACACTTATGGCGCTAGACCATCACAGCAGTTGTTGACGGATTGGCTTGTCGAGCAGCAGCGGCGCGGCTTGATCGAAATTGCCGATGCGGCAAGCGGAGCGCGCATGTTGATGAGCATGATCTTCGATGCGATGATTTCGAGGCCGGGGCGTCCGAAGGATTGGCCGGATCGCGAAACGCGGTTGCGCCATCTGCGCCATTGCATCGCGATTTTTACCGCCGGCGTCCAGCCGCGCAAAGGTGGCTGTTAA
- a CDS encoding efflux RND transporter periplasmic adaptor subunit, which yields MRKLAPPTSAIAYSAIPARLPVGRGSLTTVGIVAAMLLVGCNQQNSAQNTAPAVKTEVSAMSLHPQSVAITAELPGRTSAYLVAEVRPQVGGIIRSRNFKEGSEVREGDVLYEIDPSSYQASYDSAAASLQKAEGAVPSAQAKLDRYKGLSAQNAVSKQDFDDAQSTLVQAQADVASAKAALETARINLDYTKMRAPISGRVDASTVTVGALVTADQTTALTTIRQLDPINVDVTQSSTNLLEFRRAVADGRLKTSGDNVSVHLTLEDGSQYKETGKLEFAESSVAETVGTITVRAVFPNPDRILLPGMYVRATIQEGIAENSFLVPQRAVTRNTKGEPIAMFVTAEGKVQQRVLKVERSIGNSWLVNQGVADGDRVIVEGVQRVRDGQEVTVSPVTIDDATGEVKQAAADSKSSAEQAGLEKTDMKAASGVQK from the coding sequence GTGCGAAAGCTCGCCCCTCCCACTTCTGCAATCGCATATTCGGCGATACCAGCCCGCCTTCCGGTTGGCCGCGGTTCGCTGACCACCGTCGGAATTGTCGCCGCGATGTTGCTGGTGGGCTGCAACCAGCAGAACTCCGCCCAGAACACCGCTCCCGCCGTCAAGACGGAAGTGAGCGCGATGTCGCTGCATCCGCAATCCGTCGCCATCACCGCCGAACTGCCTGGCCGCACCAGCGCCTACCTCGTCGCCGAAGTGCGGCCGCAGGTTGGCGGCATCATCCGCAGCCGCAACTTCAAGGAGGGCAGCGAGGTCCGGGAAGGCGATGTGCTCTATGAGATCGATCCGTCCTCCTATCAGGCATCGTATGACAGCGCCGCAGCCTCGTTGCAGAAGGCGGAGGGTGCTGTGCCCAGCGCCCAGGCCAAGCTCGACCGCTACAAGGGCCTGAGCGCCCAGAACGCGGTCAGCAAGCAGGATTTCGATGACGCGCAGTCCACGCTCGTCCAGGCTCAGGCCGATGTCGCCTCTGCCAAGGCGGCGCTGGAAACAGCTCGCATCAATCTCGATTATACCAAGATGAGAGCGCCGATCTCCGGCCGCGTCGATGCGTCCACCGTCACCGTCGGTGCGCTCGTCACTGCCGACCAGACGACGGCGCTGACCACCATTCGCCAGCTCGATCCGATCAATGTCGATGTCACGCAGTCGAGCACCAACCTGCTCGAGTTCCGCCGCGCCGTCGCCGACGGCCGGCTGAAAACGAGCGGCGACAACGTTTCCGTACATCTGACGCTTGAGGACGGCAGCCAATACAAGGAAACCGGCAAACTGGAATTTGCCGAATCCTCCGTTGCGGAAACGGTCGGCACCATCACCGTGCGCGCCGTCTTCCCCAATCCGGATCGCATCCTGCTGCCGGGCATGTATGTGCGCGCCACCATTCAGGAAGGCATTGCCGAAAACAGCTTCCTCGTGCCGCAGCGTGCCGTGACCCGCAACACGAAGGGCGAACCGATCGCCATGTTCGTGACCGCCGAGGGCAAGGTGCAGCAGCGGGTGTTGAAGGTGGAACGCAGCATCGGCAACAGCTGGCTTGTCAACCAGGGCGTTGCCGATGGCGATCGCGTCATCGTCGAAGGCGTCCAGCGTGTTCGCGACGGTCAGGAAGTCACCGTTTCTCCGGTAACGATTGACGATGCGACCGGCGAAGTGAAGCAGGCTGCCGCCGATAGCAAGTCGTCTGCGGAGCAGGCCGGCCTGGAAAAGACCGATATGAAAGCCGCCTCCGGCGTCCAGAAGTGA
- a CDS encoding efflux RND transporter permease subunit, which translates to MSRFFIDRPIFAWVIAIVIMLAGTLSIFTLSISQYPQIAPTTVSISATYSGADAATVENSVTKVIEQGMTGIDNLDYMTSTSTSTGQASISLTFTNKADPDVAQMQVQNKLQLVTAQLPQTVQNTGITVSKSTSNFLMVVGFVSTDGKLNSNDLADYVSSTLNDTLKRIEGVGNTQIFGAGYAMRIWVDPDKLAKYQLMVSDVTSAIQAQNSQVSAGQLGALPQRKGQQLNATVTAKSRLQTPQQFENIILKSQSDGSLVRINDVATVELGADSYTTSTTYNGHPSAGLAVMLASGANAINTAEAVRTAIGNMSETLPPNVEIVYPYDTTPFVKLSIEDVVKTLFEAIVLVFIVMFVFLQNLRATLIPTLAVPVVLLGTFGVLAMFGYSINTLTMFGMVLAIGLLVDDAIVVVENVERVMEEEGLSPREATIKSMQEITGALIGIATVLSAVFIPMAFFSGSVGVIYRQFSVTIVSAMVLSVIVALILTPALCATILRQPKHGAKEKGVFGWFNRNFERGTRGYQRGVHRMIRMTAVFLLIFVLIGVGVGYLFNRLPSSFLPDEDQGILLTAIQLPPGATDSRTWAVLDQVRDYYLNNEKDYVEGAFAVAGFGFSGQGQNVGLVFVRLKDFDQRKTPQSKAQAIAGRAMGAFSKIKDGSVFALAPPAIPGFGSSSGFDFFIKDINGAGHEALIAARNQLLGAAAQNHKLFGTRPNGQEDTPQYSVNIDQEKASALNIGLSDIDTTLSTAWGGTYVNDFIDRGRVKKVYVQADKDFRMQPEDLGRWYVRNSGGDMVPFSAFSSGEWTYGSPRLERYNGSSAVEILGSAAPGVSSGDAMNEIDKIMASLPPGFSHEWTSLSAQEKLSGNQATQLYAISILVVFLALAALYESWSIPLAVMLSVPIGIFGALLAATIFGQSNDVYFKVGLLTTIGLAAKNAILIVEFAIEQQNQGKSLIDATLEASRQRLRPILMTSLAFILGVLPLAVANGAGSGSQNSIGIGVMGGMISATVLGIFFIPLLFVSVRRIFKGRVGPVTTQETPATDGGTTH; encoded by the coding sequence ATGTCTCGTTTTTTCATCGACAGGCCGATCTTCGCCTGGGTGATCGCCATCGTCATCATGCTGGCGGGCACACTTTCGATCTTCACGCTGTCGATTTCGCAATATCCGCAGATTGCCCCGACGACAGTCAGCATCAGCGCCACCTATTCCGGGGCTGACGCCGCAACCGTCGAAAACTCGGTGACCAAGGTCATCGAGCAGGGCATGACCGGCATCGACAATCTCGACTACATGACATCGACTTCGACCTCGACGGGTCAGGCGTCGATCTCATTGACCTTCACCAACAAGGCCGATCCCGACGTCGCGCAGATGCAGGTGCAGAACAAGCTGCAGCTCGTCACCGCCCAGCTGCCGCAGACGGTTCAAAATACCGGCATCACCGTTTCGAAATCGACCTCGAACTTTTTGATGGTCGTCGGCTTCGTGTCGACGGATGGCAAGCTCAACTCGAACGATCTTGCCGATTACGTCTCCAGCACCCTGAACGACACGCTGAAGCGTATCGAAGGCGTCGGCAATACGCAGATCTTCGGTGCCGGCTATGCCATGCGCATCTGGGTGGATCCGGACAAGCTTGCCAAATATCAGCTGATGGTGAGCGACGTAACGAGCGCAATCCAGGCCCAGAACTCGCAGGTCTCGGCCGGCCAGTTGGGTGCCCTGCCGCAGCGCAAGGGCCAGCAACTCAATGCGACAGTCACGGCAAAGAGCCGCCTGCAGACGCCGCAGCAGTTCGAAAACATCATCCTGAAAAGCCAGTCCGACGGCTCGCTGGTGCGCATCAACGATGTCGCCACCGTGGAACTCGGAGCAGACAGCTATACGACGTCGACCACCTATAACGGTCATCCCTCCGCCGGTCTTGCGGTGATGCTCGCTTCCGGCGCCAACGCCATCAATACGGCCGAGGCGGTGCGGACAGCCATCGGCAATATGAGCGAGACCCTGCCGCCGAACGTGGAGATCGTCTATCCCTATGATACGACGCCCTTCGTGAAGCTGTCGATCGAGGACGTGGTCAAGACGCTGTTCGAAGCCATCGTGCTCGTCTTCATCGTCATGTTCGTCTTCCTGCAGAACCTGCGCGCCACGCTGATCCCGACGCTCGCCGTCCCGGTCGTGCTCCTCGGCACCTTCGGCGTGCTGGCGATGTTCGGCTATTCCATCAATACATTGACCATGTTCGGCATGGTGCTGGCGATCGGCCTTCTGGTCGACGACGCCATCGTCGTCGTCGAAAACGTCGAGCGCGTGATGGAGGAAGAGGGATTGTCGCCACGCGAGGCGACGATCAAGTCGATGCAGGAAATCACCGGCGCGCTGATCGGCATCGCCACGGTGCTTTCGGCCGTGTTCATACCGATGGCCTTCTTCTCCGGTTCGGTCGGCGTCATCTACCGGCAGTTCTCGGTGACGATCGTCTCGGCGATGGTGCTGTCCGTCATCGTCGCCTTGATCCTTACGCCAGCTCTTTGCGCCACCATTCTCAGGCAGCCCAAACATGGTGCGAAGGAAAAGGGCGTGTTCGGCTGGTTCAACCGCAATTTCGAGCGGGGAACACGTGGCTATCAGCGCGGCGTACACCGCATGATTCGCATGACCGCCGTTTTTCTGCTGATATTCGTCCTGATCGGCGTCGGTGTCGGTTATCTCTTCAATCGCCTGCCGAGCTCCTTCCTTCCGGACGAAGACCAGGGCATTCTGCTGACGGCCATCCAGCTGCCTCCAGGCGCCACGGATTCCCGTACCTGGGCGGTGCTCGACCAGGTGAGAGATTATTATCTCAACAATGAGAAGGACTATGTTGAGGGCGCATTTGCGGTCGCCGGGTTCGGATTCAGCGGTCAGGGCCAGAATGTCGGTCTCGTCTTCGTCAGGTTGAAGGATTTCGATCAGCGCAAGACGCCGCAGTCGAAGGCACAAGCCATCGCCGGTCGTGCCATGGGAGCCTTTTCCAAGATCAAGGACGGTAGCGTCTTTGCGCTGGCACCGCCGGCAATCCCCGGCTTCGGCAGCTCGAGCGGCTTCGACTTCTTCATCAAGGATATCAACGGCGCCGGCCATGAAGCGCTCATAGCGGCCCGCAATCAGCTGCTTGGCGCAGCCGCACAGAACCACAAGCTGTTCGGAACGCGTCCGAACGGCCAGGAGGACACGCCGCAATATTCCGTAAACATCGACCAGGAAAAGGCGAGTGCGCTGAACATCGGCCTTTCGGATATCGACACGACGCTGTCGACGGCCTGGGGGGGCACCTATGTCAACGACTTCATCGACCGCGGCCGCGTCAAGAAGGTCTATGTCCAGGCCGACAAGGATTTCCGCATGCAGCCCGAAGACCTGGGCCGCTGGTATGTGCGCAATTCCGGCGGCGACATGGTGCCGTTCTCCGCTTTCTCGAGCGGCGAATGGACCTACGGTTCACCGCGTCTGGAGCGCTATAACGGCTCGTCCGCGGTCGAAATCCTCGGCTCCGCGGCGCCTGGCGTCTCCTCGGGCGACGCCATGAACGAGATCGACAAGATCATGGCGAGCCTGCCGCCGGGCTTCAGCCACGAATGGACCAGCCTGTCCGCTCAGGAAAAGCTTTCGGGCAACCAGGCAACCCAGCTCTATGCCATCTCCATTCTGGTGGTATTTCTGGCGCTTGCCGCCCTCTACGAGAGCTGGTCGATCCCGCTTGCCGTCATGCTGTCGGTCCCGATCGGCATCTTCGGCGCGCTGCTGGCAGCCACCATCTTCGGCCAGTCGAACGACGTCTACTTTAAGGTCGGCCTGTTAACGACCATCGGCCTGGCGGCAAAGAACGCCATCCTGATCGTTGAATTCGCCATCGAGCAGCAGAACCAGGGCAAGAGCCTGATCGACGCAACGCTGGAAGCATCCCGCCAGCGCTTGCGACCGATCCTGATGACCTCGCTCGCCTTCATCCTCGGCGTGCTGCCGCTGGCGGTCGCCAATGGGGCCGGTTCCGGTAGCCAGAACTCGATCGGTATCGGCGTCATGGGCGGCATGATCTCGGCGACCGTGCTCGGCATCTTTTTCATCCCGCTGCTCTTCGTCTCCGTCCGCCGTATCTTCAAGGGCAGGGTCGGCCCGGTGACAACGCAGGAGACGCCTGCAACCGATGGCGGCACCACGCATTAG